In Vreelandella piezotolerans, one genomic interval encodes:
- a CDS encoding TatD family hydrolase codes for MLIDAHCHLDVAEFETDRDAVIAAAKAVGVCRFIVPATVRQRWPHVLALGERDDVRICLGLHPYFIEHHHPDDLTALEALVTQQLEGAPKDRPVAIGECGIDGRFIDSLDAQWHYFDAQLSIAKRSRLPVVVHCVKANDKVSQRLRQQALPRAGLVHAFSGSYEQAAKFLDMGYMLGLGGAVTYERAQKLRRVVTKLPDDGFVLETDSPDMPLSGYQGQRNEPSHVAQVAKVVAELRKQRFATVAALSSANAARLFALDDQF; via the coding sequence ATGCTGATAGACGCCCACTGTCATTTGGACGTTGCGGAGTTCGAGACGGACCGTGATGCCGTCATCGCCGCTGCGAAGGCCGTGGGCGTCTGCCGCTTCATCGTGCCTGCGACGGTGCGGCAGCGTTGGCCGCATGTGCTGGCGCTCGGCGAGCGTGACGATGTCCGCATCTGTCTCGGGCTTCATCCTTACTTCATTGAGCACCATCACCCAGATGATTTGACGGCTCTCGAGGCGCTGGTCACCCAGCAGCTCGAGGGGGCGCCTAAGGACCGGCCGGTGGCGATTGGTGAGTGCGGTATCGATGGTCGTTTTATTGATAGTCTGGACGCTCAGTGGCACTACTTCGATGCCCAGCTTTCTATCGCCAAGCGAAGCCGTCTACCGGTCGTGGTTCACTGCGTCAAGGCCAATGACAAAGTCAGTCAGCGGTTGCGCCAACAAGCGTTGCCAAGGGCAGGGCTCGTTCATGCCTTTTCTGGCTCCTACGAACAGGCCGCCAAGTTTTTGGATATGGGCTACATGCTGGGATTGGGGGGGGCGGTGACCTATGAGCGTGCTCAAAAGTTACGCCGCGTAGTGACAAAATTGCCTGATGATGGGTTCGTGCTGGAAACCGATAGCCCCGATATGCCGTTAAGTGGCTACCAAGGCCAGCGCAACGAACCTTCGCACGTGGCGCAGGTGGCGAAGGTAGTGGCAGAGTTGAGAAAACAGCGCTTCGCAACCGTGGCGGCATTGAGCAGTGCCAACGCCGCCCGGCTGTTTGCATTAGACGATCAGTTCTGA
- a CDS encoding peptide chain release factor 3 gives MSDAQIAREAELRRTFAIISHPDAGKTTITEKMLLFGNAIQLAGSVKSKRNDRHATSDWMKMEQERGISVTTSVMQFPYGGRIVNLLDTPGHEDFSEDTYRTLTAVDSALMVIDGAKGVEDRTIKLMEVCRLRTTPILTFINKMDRDIRDPIEVMDEVETVLNIQCAPMTWPIGMGRHFKGVYHLYNDVIHLYTQGQGNRIPEDKRIEGLDNPEVDAILGEEQAEELRMEVDLVRGASHEFDLEAYRRGELTPVYFGTAMGNFGVREMLDGFVEHAPSPQPRETDTREVTAKDERFTGFVFKIQANMDPNHRDRIAFLRVCSGKYEKNMKMRHVRIGKDVKIADALTFMASDRSQVEEAWPGDIIGLHNHGTIQIGDTFTVGEDMRFTGIPHFAPELFKRVRLKDPLKMKALQKGLQQLSEEGATQVFMPMDNNDLILGAVGTLQFDVVAHRLKEEYKVDCLYEGVNVQTARWVYCDDAKMLEEFKRKASANLAIDGGGYLTYIAPTRVNLQMTQERWPDIRFQPTREH, from the coding sequence ATGTCTGACGCCCAAATAGCGCGCGAAGCCGAGCTGCGCCGTACTTTTGCGATTATTTCGCACCCTGACGCCGGCAAAACCACGATCACAGAAAAGATGCTGCTGTTCGGGAATGCCATTCAGCTGGCGGGGTCGGTGAAAAGTAAACGTAATGATCGCCACGCAACGTCCGACTGGATGAAGATGGAGCAGGAGCGCGGTATTTCGGTCACTACCTCCGTGATGCAGTTTCCTTACGGCGGCCGTATCGTCAATCTGCTTGATACGCCGGGTCACGAGGATTTCTCCGAAGATACCTATCGTACCCTGACAGCGGTGGATTCTGCGCTGATGGTCATCGACGGCGCGAAAGGCGTCGAAGATCGCACGATCAAGTTGATGGAAGTATGTCGTTTGCGCACGACGCCCATTCTGACGTTCATCAATAAAATGGATCGCGATATACGCGATCCCATCGAAGTCATGGATGAGGTCGAAACGGTCCTCAATATTCAGTGTGCGCCGATGACGTGGCCGATCGGGATGGGGCGCCATTTCAAAGGGGTGTATCACCTCTACAATGATGTCATCCATCTTTACACGCAAGGGCAAGGCAACCGTATTCCTGAGGATAAGCGAATTGAGGGATTGGATAACCCTGAGGTAGACGCGATCCTGGGCGAGGAGCAAGCCGAAGAGCTTCGCATGGAGGTCGATTTGGTGCGCGGCGCGTCTCACGAATTCGACTTAGAAGCCTATCGTCGTGGTGAACTAACGCCGGTCTATTTTGGTACCGCCATGGGTAACTTTGGCGTGCGTGAAATGTTGGATGGCTTCGTTGAGCATGCGCCATCACCACAACCTCGCGAGACCGATACCCGCGAAGTGACCGCGAAAGACGAGCGATTCACTGGTTTCGTCTTCAAAATTCAAGCCAATATGGATCCGAATCATCGTGACCGCATTGCGTTTCTGCGCGTCTGTTCGGGTAAGTATGAAAAGAACATGAAAATGCGCCATGTGCGCATTGGTAAAGACGTCAAGATCGCCGATGCCCTGACGTTCATGGCCTCGGACCGCTCTCAGGTAGAGGAGGCGTGGCCTGGCGATATCATCGGCTTACATAACCACGGCACGATTCAGATTGGCGATACGTTCACCGTCGGTGAAGATATGCGCTTTACGGGGATCCCTCATTTCGCTCCTGAGCTTTTCAAGCGGGTTCGCCTAAAGGATCCTCTCAAGATGAAAGCGCTGCAAAAAGGCCTGCAGCAGCTCTCTGAAGAGGGCGCTACGCAGGTATTCATGCCGATGGACAACAACGACCTGATTCTGGGGGCCGTGGGTACGCTTCAGTTCGATGTGGTCGCCCACCGTTTGAAAGAGGAGTACAAGGTCGACTGCCTTTACGAGGGCGTCAATGTGCAAACCGCACGCTGGGTCTATTGTGACGACGCGAAAATGCTCGAAGAGTTCAAGCGTAAGGCAAGCGCCAACTTGGCTATCGACGGTGGTGGCTATCTAACCTACATCGCGCCGACGCGGGTCAACCTGCAAATGACCCAGGAGCGCTGGCCAGACATTCGTTTCCAGCCAACCCGCGAGCATTAA
- a CDS encoding putative motility protein, which translates to MDVAASNAVSTALYMNQAQTAEQAQMQMFREALDVQAEQITEVLASADTGAQPNLAQEGSVGTQVNTYA; encoded by the coding sequence ATGGATGTAGCTGCAAGTAATGCCGTCAGCACAGCGCTGTACATGAATCAGGCGCAAACCGCTGAGCAAGCGCAAATGCAAATGTTCCGCGAGGCTCTGGACGTTCAAGCTGAGCAAATCACTGAAGTGTTGGCCTCTGCTGACACCGGTGCTCAGCCGAACCTTGCTCAAGAGGGTAGCGTGGGCACCCAAGTGAATACCTACGCCTAA
- a CDS encoding NAD(P)/FAD-dependent oxidoreductase codes for MARQTVVLGAGMVGVSIAWQLQKRGHQVTLVDRRQPGRETSFGNAGIIQREAVRPYPFPRDMKTILSVLPNRRVDIRYRPAGMVNAASPLLSYWHHSSSRLYKKIVPEYASLIQLCLNAHGPMIEAAKADHLVRKEGWLEIYRTQAKLDKRIQEAEEARELYGVEFAVLDRAALSVKEPQLGDDIIGAIHWLDPWTVADPGGLVAAYATSFEAMGGELLQADITGVTQHGERWTVTTNAASLEVDQVVMALGPWAGQWMKPLGYHFPTFVKRGYHMHYATQPEAKLNYWLMDAEVGYLLAPMNAGVRLTTGAELDRLESPADEEQLGAAEKVARSIFPLGERKDSAAWKGARPCLPDMKPVIGPAPRHPGLWLAFGHGHQGFTLGPATGQLLADMMENKPTAIDMSPFRADRF; via the coding sequence ATGGCGCGTCAAACGGTGGTGTTGGGGGCAGGCATGGTAGGGGTCAGTATTGCTTGGCAGCTGCAGAAACGTGGCCATCAAGTCACGCTGGTCGATCGTCGCCAACCTGGCCGAGAAACCTCGTTTGGTAACGCGGGCATCATTCAGCGAGAGGCGGTTCGGCCCTATCCGTTTCCTCGCGATATGAAGACCATCCTTAGCGTGTTGCCTAATCGTCGTGTCGATATCCGTTACCGGCCCGCCGGAATGGTCAATGCCGCTTCACCGCTGCTGAGCTACTGGCACCACTCCTCATCTCGGCTTTATAAAAAAATCGTGCCCGAGTACGCTTCACTGATTCAGCTTTGCCTAAACGCCCATGGCCCGATGATCGAAGCGGCAAAGGCCGATCATTTGGTGCGTAAGGAGGGCTGGTTGGAGATATATCGCACTCAAGCGAAGCTCGATAAACGCATTCAAGAAGCTGAAGAGGCCCGCGAACTCTATGGCGTCGAATTTGCTGTGCTCGACCGCGCTGCGTTAAGCGTTAAAGAACCGCAGCTTGGTGATGACATTATTGGTGCCATTCACTGGCTCGACCCCTGGACCGTTGCTGACCCCGGTGGCCTGGTGGCGGCGTATGCGACGTCATTCGAGGCCATGGGTGGGGAGTTGTTACAGGCCGATATTACCGGCGTCACCCAGCACGGTGAGCGCTGGACCGTAACGACCAACGCAGCGTCGTTAGAGGTAGATCAAGTCGTCATGGCCTTGGGGCCGTGGGCGGGCCAGTGGATGAAGCCGCTGGGCTACCATTTCCCAACGTTCGTAAAGCGCGGCTACCACATGCACTATGCGACTCAGCCAGAAGCGAAGCTGAATTACTGGTTGATGGATGCCGAAGTTGGTTATTTGCTGGCACCTATGAATGCGGGAGTGCGCTTGACCACTGGCGCGGAGCTGGACCGTCTTGAATCCCCTGCCGATGAAGAGCAGTTGGGCGCTGCTGAGAAAGTCGCGCGCTCGATCTTTCCACTTGGGGAACGCAAGGACAGTGCGGCATGGAAAGGGGCTCGTCCATGCCTGCCGGACATGAAACCCGTCATTGGCCCAGCACCGCGCCATCCCGGCCTTTGGCTTGCGTTTGGCCATGGCCACCAAGGATTTACTCTGGGACCTGCGACTGGCCAATTACTAGCGGATATGATGGAAAATAAACCAACGGCCATCGATATGAGCCCCTTCCGTGCGGATCGCTTTTAA
- the amt gene encoding ammonium transporter, translated as MADSFDSTLIDTLWVLWAAALVFVMQAGFLCLEAGTTRTKNAINVAMKNLADFAIAVSVFWLAGFGMMFGISQMGWLGSSLFGWQLEPTNAWLMTVFVFQAMFCATAATIVAGAVAERMPFLGYLWTAFWIALLIYPVFGHWAWGGLLGGMPGWLATLGFIDFAGATVVHSVGGWVALAAVIVIGPRQGRFQIDHPPTAFPAGNLPLAMLGALFMILGWFGFNGGSTLALNSSVPGIIANTMLGAVGGILSALLVGWRVRRYADVMYAINGAIAGLVAVTAGAHALSLHAAFLLGSVSGVLMVLASEWLLKKRIDDAVGAIPAHLVSGVWGTLALPWFADMSRLGNDVSRMEQFGTQLLGVLTCGLWSFGMAWMLFRITRRFLPLRVSEDAEKMGLNLAEHGAKNELHQLLEHMRQHERQGDMRQRIEADPFTEVGEIAASYNRVSAALERAVGHTQVMLRNLRDGVITWQADGTLTGLNPGAEALFDVDAEQLVGRPVTTLLPHTPLAPGAKHEIKLRLEDQQVRYLELQISEGAIGSASECSGMVRDITERKQLQEQLNRERDLARTTLASIGDGVITCDASGNITFINGEAERLTGWTLTEATNKPIHTVYQLRDELSDEPISNPARQVLTQHRAVHFSEHCQLLHHSGKRVPIQHSAAPIRSRGGLTLGAVVVFQDVSLTRQLSEQLSYQATHDNLTGLLNRRAFETLMTKLLTQEEKHHHVLCYLDLDQFKIVNDTCGHLAGDELLRQIALKLKAHVRDSDTVARLGGDEFALVLTHCPMKKANIICEAIRRDIEHFRFAWQGHTFGIGVSIGLVAMTPEHAMRLSDILHAADAACYTAKEAGRNRLHCYQPDDHLLLERHGELQWVQRLQNALDNDTFRLFAQPITAVNGHHSGYREILLRLEENGTLIAPGSFLPAAERYHFMPRIDRWVVRNTLAWLSDRHRCAEGDTIGQWGINLSGDSLSDSDFCQELIQHVRGASLPDGTLCFEITESAAIAQLSKVSELIQSLKSLGCRFALDDFGTGLSSFSYLKQLSVDYLKIDGSFIRNIHTDPIDRAMVEAIHAVGKALHIDTVAEYVEHQSTLDTLRSLGIDYAQGYLLGQPEPITVTAEGRIKVMPR; from the coding sequence ATGGCCGATAGCTTCGACTCCACCTTGATCGACACGCTTTGGGTGCTATGGGCGGCAGCGCTCGTCTTCGTCATGCAAGCAGGTTTTCTCTGTTTGGAAGCGGGCACTACGCGCACGAAAAACGCCATCAACGTAGCAATGAAGAACTTGGCGGATTTTGCTATTGCCGTTAGCGTTTTCTGGCTAGCCGGTTTCGGCATGATGTTTGGCATTTCGCAAATGGGATGGCTAGGCAGCTCCCTGTTTGGCTGGCAATTGGAACCTACCAACGCATGGCTCATGACGGTCTTCGTCTTTCAGGCCATGTTTTGCGCCACGGCCGCTACCATCGTTGCAGGCGCCGTTGCCGAGCGCATGCCCTTCCTTGGCTATTTATGGACCGCCTTTTGGATTGCCCTATTGATTTACCCGGTGTTCGGCCACTGGGCCTGGGGCGGCTTACTGGGAGGCATGCCTGGCTGGTTGGCCACACTTGGCTTCATCGACTTTGCCGGGGCGACCGTGGTGCACAGTGTTGGCGGCTGGGTAGCCCTCGCAGCCGTAATCGTCATTGGTCCGCGCCAAGGGCGCTTTCAGATCGATCATCCCCCCACCGCGTTTCCAGCGGGGAACTTGCCGCTGGCAATGCTGGGGGCGCTCTTCATGATACTGGGTTGGTTTGGATTTAACGGTGGTAGCACACTCGCGCTGAATAGCTCCGTGCCTGGGATTATCGCCAACACCATGCTGGGTGCCGTAGGCGGCATTTTATCGGCCCTGCTGGTGGGCTGGCGGGTGCGCCGCTACGCCGATGTCATGTATGCCATCAACGGGGCCATCGCTGGTCTGGTGGCCGTCACGGCAGGTGCTCATGCGCTGTCACTCCATGCCGCCTTTTTACTGGGTAGCGTAAGCGGCGTGCTGATGGTACTGGCCAGCGAATGGCTGCTGAAAAAGCGTATCGATGATGCAGTAGGCGCCATCCCCGCTCATTTGGTTAGCGGTGTGTGGGGCACCCTCGCCCTTCCTTGGTTCGCGGACATGAGCAGACTCGGCAACGATGTTAGCCGCATGGAGCAATTTGGGACTCAACTACTCGGCGTGTTGACCTGCGGCCTTTGGAGTTTTGGCATGGCCTGGATGCTGTTTCGCATCACACGTCGCTTTCTTCCTCTGCGGGTCTCTGAGGACGCGGAAAAAATGGGGCTCAACCTCGCCGAGCATGGCGCCAAGAACGAACTCCACCAACTCCTCGAGCATATGCGCCAGCATGAAAGGCAGGGCGATATGCGCCAGCGGATCGAAGCGGACCCGTTCACCGAAGTAGGCGAAATCGCCGCTAGTTACAACCGTGTATCAGCGGCGCTGGAACGCGCAGTGGGACATACGCAGGTCATGCTGCGCAACCTGCGCGATGGTGTCATTACTTGGCAAGCCGATGGAACACTGACGGGACTGAATCCCGGCGCAGAAGCACTGTTCGACGTGGACGCCGAACAGCTGGTTGGTCGTCCGGTGACCACGCTGCTTCCCCATACCCCCCTCGCCCCTGGCGCTAAGCATGAAATCAAGCTTCGACTGGAGGACCAGCAAGTGCGTTACTTGGAACTCCAAATAAGTGAAGGTGCTATCGGCTCGGCTTCAGAGTGTTCTGGCATGGTGCGCGACATCACCGAGCGCAAGCAGCTTCAGGAGCAGTTGAATAGAGAGCGAGACTTGGCCCGTACCACGCTAGCGTCCATTGGCGACGGCGTGATCACCTGTGATGCCAGCGGTAACATTACCTTTATCAATGGTGAGGCCGAACGGCTAACAGGGTGGACGCTCACCGAAGCGACGAACAAACCGATTCACACCGTTTATCAGCTTCGCGACGAGCTGAGCGACGAGCCCATCAGCAATCCCGCGCGACAGGTATTGACCCAACATCGTGCGGTGCATTTCAGCGAGCATTGCCAGCTACTGCACCATAGCGGCAAACGCGTGCCCATTCAGCACAGCGCTGCCCCGATTCGTTCGAGGGGTGGCCTGACTCTTGGTGCCGTGGTGGTGTTTCAAGACGTTAGTTTGACCCGACAACTTTCGGAACAGCTCAGCTACCAGGCGACCCATGACAATCTGACAGGGCTCCTCAATCGGCGAGCCTTCGAGACGCTGATGACCAAACTGCTCACCCAGGAGGAGAAGCACCACCACGTGCTCTGCTATCTCGATCTGGATCAATTCAAGATCGTCAACGATACCTGCGGACACCTGGCGGGGGATGAGCTTTTGCGACAGATAGCGTTAAAACTGAAAGCACACGTTCGGGATAGCGATACGGTTGCTCGTCTAGGCGGGGACGAATTTGCGCTCGTCTTGACTCACTGCCCGATGAAGAAGGCCAATATCATCTGTGAAGCGATTCGTCGCGATATCGAACATTTTCGCTTTGCATGGCAAGGCCACACCTTTGGCATTGGCGTTAGCATCGGCTTGGTCGCGATGACGCCCGAGCACGCCATGCGTCTGTCGGACATACTCCACGCCGCCGATGCTGCGTGCTATACCGCCAAGGAAGCGGGTCGAAATCGTCTTCATTGCTACCAACCGGACGATCATCTGCTACTAGAGCGTCATGGAGAGTTGCAGTGGGTTCAGCGGCTGCAAAATGCCTTGGATAACGATACATTTCGCTTGTTCGCACAGCCTATTACCGCGGTTAACGGTCATCACTCAGGCTATCGAGAGATCTTGCTGCGCTTGGAGGAGAACGGCACACTGATCGCTCCTGGCAGCTTTCTACCTGCCGCTGAACGCTATCACTTCATGCCCCGCATCGATCGCTGGGTGGTGCGCAATACGCTCGCCTGGCTGAGTGACCGCCATCGCTGCGCTGAGGGAGATACCATTGGCCAGTGGGGGATCAATTTATCGGGGGACTCCCTATCAGACAGCGATTTTTGTCAGGAGCTGATACAGCACGTGCGTGGTGCCAGTCTGCCTGACGGCACCCTATGTTTCGAAATTACCGAAAGCGCTGCGATTGCACAGCTCTCCAAGGTGAGCGAACTGATTCAGTCGCTCAAATCTCTAGGCTGCCGATTTGCCCTCGATGACTTCGGCACCGGTCTCTCTTCTTTTAGCTACTTGAAGCAACTCTCCGTCGACTACCTCAAAATCGATGGCAGCTTCATCCGCAATATTCATACCGATCCTATCGATCGCGCGATGGTAGAAGCCATTCATGCGGTTGGGAAAGCTCTGCACATCGACACGGTAGCCGAATACGTCGAACATCAATCGACATTGGACACGCTGCGTTCACTGGGAATCGATTACGCGCAGGGGTATTTACTGGGTCAACCGGAGCCCATCACCGTGACAGCGGAGGGACGGATAAAAGTCATGCCGAGATAA
- the folD gene encoding bifunctional methylenetetrahydrofolate dehydrogenase/methenyltetrahydrofolate cyclohydrolase FolD — protein MTAQLIDGKAIAANVRQRVADLIAARQQAGARAPGLAVVVVGEDPASHVYVNNKHRACEQAGILSFQHALPADTSQEALETLVDQLNADPTVDGILVQLPLPAHLDARPILERIRPDKDVDGFHPYNLGRLAQRLPSLRPCTPKGIMTMLAQSGVEVRGLDATIVGASNIVGRPMALELMLAGCTTTVCHRFTQDLASHVSRADLVVVAVGKPGIVKGEWIKPGAVVIDVGINRQADGTLVGDVDFTAAAERASHITPVPGGVGPMTVATLLENTLEAAERHDQQS, from the coding sequence ATGACCGCCCAACTCATCGATGGTAAAGCCATCGCCGCTAATGTCCGTCAACGCGTGGCCGATCTCATCGCGGCGCGCCAGCAAGCGGGCGCTCGCGCTCCCGGACTAGCCGTTGTCGTGGTCGGCGAGGACCCCGCCTCTCATGTTTACGTCAACAACAAGCACCGTGCCTGCGAACAGGCAGGCATCCTCTCTTTTCAACATGCGCTACCTGCCGACACCTCGCAAGAAGCGCTCGAGACGCTGGTGGACCAATTAAACGCTGATCCCACTGTCGATGGCATCCTGGTTCAGTTACCGTTGCCAGCCCATTTGGATGCTCGACCCATTCTCGAACGTATACGCCCAGATAAAGATGTCGACGGCTTCCACCCCTACAACTTGGGTCGACTGGCTCAGCGACTCCCTTCGCTACGCCCCTGCACGCCCAAAGGGATCATGACCATGCTGGCCCAAAGCGGTGTCGAAGTGCGCGGACTCGATGCCACCATCGTAGGCGCTTCCAATATCGTTGGTCGCCCCATGGCGTTGGAACTCATGTTGGCGGGCTGTACCACGACGGTATGTCACCGCTTTACACAAGATTTGGCCAGTCACGTCAGCCGCGCTGACTTGGTCGTCGTCGCCGTGGGCAAACCAGGTATCGTCAAGGGTGAGTGGATCAAACCGGGTGCAGTGGTCATCGATGTAGGTATCAATCGCCAGGCAGATGGCACTCTCGTAGGTGATGTAGATTTTACCGCCGCTGCCGAGCGCGCTAGTCACATCACGCCTGTTCCGGGGGGGGTGGGCCCCATGACGGTCGCCACACTGTTAGAGAACACGTTAGAAGCGGCTGAACGCCACGACCAGCAATCGTAA
- the mtnN gene encoding 5'-methylthioadenosine/S-adenosylhomocysteine nucleosidase, which produces MQRIGIIGAMAQEVSILAGQLENAERYEHAGFVFHTGTRHGLEIVILQSGIGKVNAAVGTAILLERHQPDAIINTGSAGGFATDLAIGDVVISDELRHHDVDAVVFGYELGQVPGMPAAYPADKRLREIARGAIAALGEVNVREGMIATGDAFMADPDRVAATRAQFPSMLAVEMEGAAIAQTCYLYDCPFVVIRALSDIPGSGDNHLSFEQFLDTAADHSSRMVDQMLLTLGQQ; this is translated from the coding sequence GTGCAACGCATTGGAATTATTGGCGCTATGGCGCAGGAAGTGAGCATCTTAGCGGGACAGCTCGAAAACGCTGAACGCTACGAACACGCCGGTTTCGTCTTTCATACCGGCACGCGCCATGGCCTAGAGATCGTCATTTTGCAATCGGGTATCGGCAAAGTGAACGCAGCGGTAGGCACGGCCATTTTACTCGAGCGTCACCAGCCGGATGCCATTATCAATACGGGCTCAGCAGGCGGTTTTGCCACCGATTTGGCCATTGGTGATGTGGTCATTTCCGATGAGCTTCGCCATCACGATGTCGATGCCGTCGTCTTTGGCTACGAATTAGGCCAGGTGCCCGGCATGCCCGCCGCTTACCCTGCGGATAAGCGCCTACGCGAGATCGCTCGTGGCGCCATTGCCGCTCTGGGAGAAGTCAACGTGCGTGAAGGGATGATTGCTACAGGCGACGCGTTCATGGCCGATCCAGATCGAGTAGCCGCCACACGCGCTCAATTCCCCTCCATGCTTGCCGTCGAGATGGAAGGCGCGGCCATTGCCCAAACGTGCTACCTCTATGACTGCCCTTTCGTGGTCATTCGCGCCCTCTCCGACATCCCCGGCAGCGGCGACAATCACCTCTCTTTCGAGCAGTTTCTCGATACCGCGGCCGACCACTCTTCGCGCATGGTCGATCAAATGCTGTTGACATTAGGACAGCAGTAA
- the pyrC gene encoding dihydroorotase encodes MDAITLTRPDDWHLHLRDDEALRAVVGHTAAQMGRAIIMPNLKPPVTTTEQAVAYRERILAALPKGSTFEPLMVLYLTDTTPPEEIERAVESGIVKAVKLYPAGATTNSASGVTDIAHCDATIAMMAKLGMPLLVHGEVTDHEIDIFDREAVFIERVMKPLLARHPNLKVVFEHITTQQAAEFVASAPDNVAATITAHHLLFNRNQMLAGGIRPHYYCLPILKREQHRQALLRAATSGSHKFFLGTDSAPHAKGDKESSCGCAGAYTAPAAIELYATAFEQMQALDQLEAFASLNGPRFYGLTPNADSITLERREWTLPASYPYASGQTIVPLLAGETLAWAMKK; translated from the coding sequence GTGGACGCTATTACTTTGACCCGCCCTGACGATTGGCACCTACACTTGCGTGATGATGAGGCACTTCGTGCCGTGGTGGGGCACACCGCCGCACAAATGGGTCGCGCGATCATCATGCCGAACCTAAAACCACCGGTGACCACGACAGAGCAGGCCGTCGCGTACCGCGAGCGCATCCTTGCCGCTTTGCCCAAAGGCAGCACCTTCGAGCCGTTGATGGTCCTTTACCTGACGGATACGACACCGCCCGAGGAGATCGAGCGTGCCGTCGAGAGTGGTATCGTCAAAGCCGTGAAGCTATATCCAGCAGGGGCCACGACCAACTCTGCCTCGGGTGTGACAGATATTGCTCACTGCGACGCCACCATTGCCATGATGGCAAAGCTGGGTATGCCGCTGTTGGTGCATGGAGAGGTAACCGATCATGAGATCGATATTTTTGACCGGGAAGCGGTGTTCATCGAGCGCGTTATGAAGCCGTTGTTGGCGCGACACCCTAACTTGAAAGTCGTATTCGAACACATCACCACGCAGCAGGCGGCGGAGTTCGTGGCTAGCGCGCCTGATAACGTGGCGGCTACTATTACTGCTCACCACCTTCTTTTCAATCGCAACCAGATGTTGGCTGGTGGTATCCGCCCTCACTACTATTGCCTGCCCATTTTAAAGCGCGAGCAGCATCGCCAAGCGCTGTTGAGAGCCGCTACGAGCGGAAGCCATAAATTTTTCTTAGGCACCGATAGCGCGCCCCATGCCAAGGGCGACAAAGAGTCCAGCTGTGGCTGCGCGGGTGCTTACACCGCCCCAGCCGCCATCGAGCTCTATGCCACTGCCTTCGAACAGATGCAGGCCCTCGACCAGTTGGAAGCGTTTGCGAGCTTGAATGGGCCACGCTTTTACGGCCTTACCCCGAATGCGGATAGCATCACTCTCGAGCGTCGTGAATGGACGCTGCCAGCGAGTTATCCCTATGCGTCTGGACAAACCATCGTGCCATTACTGGCGGGCGAGACGTTGGCCTGGGCGATGAAGAAGTAG